A section of the Primulina eburnea isolate SZY01 chromosome 1, ASM2296580v1, whole genome shotgun sequence genome encodes:
- the LOC140807248 gene encoding uncharacterized protein, with the protein MTQFFAQFAGNQAAAGAGARPQPEAVYERFRRMSPKEFAGTTDPMIAEGWIKSIEVIFNFMELIDADRVRCATFLMTGDARLWWERNGCPSYSRTGCSPYAREIATIVAATLQGIVNPLANAIQPPPEPQPRGIKYHYESLMRNRVPTFDGNPDPEVSHNWLKNVESQLHLLEVPEELRVEVVTPFLEDRARKWWETVPPSLAEVEEITWQIFKREFLRQYYPAEFRLQKLNEFENFRQTPDMTVMEYTSRFNDLGTYVPTIMSDETLKMHRFKKGLNSRIQSALAVFKPINFADLMGATMSAETDIKRREEENRNKRPSNSQSMQNGPKFKKLNYSGGSFKGSFNNTRSTEGKWCETCRQKHVGECYRKTGACFKCGKVGHRIRDCPDIKDKGTGPGKQQENKTNARVYEITQEEADNNNKLKLEHDILSEPLRVATPASKTIETQKVYRNCEICINEQTFEVELIQLNMVEFDIILGMDWLAKNHAIVDCQKKEMKLQTPTKEEVLFHGKSKERKSLLSASQAWKAIKGGEEIYLAVLNEVKGEEVPKLEEIPIVQEFQDVFPEELPGEIPDREVEFEINLVPGAAPI; encoded by the exons atgacgcagttcttcgcacagtttgcggggaaccaggcagcAGCAGGCGCAGGGGCGAGACCCCAACCAGAGGCAGTGTATGAACGGTTTAGGAGGATGAGCCCAAAGGAGTTTGCGGGTACCAcggacccgatgatagctgagggatggatcaagtccatcgaggtaattttCAATTTTATGGAGCTGATAGATGCTGACAGAGTTCGTTGTGCCACTTTCTTAATGACTGGGGACGCTaggctatggtgggaga GAAATGGCTGCCCCTCGTACTCGCGCACAGGCTGCTCTCCGTACGCTAGGGAAATAGCAACTATCGTAGCCGCTACATTGCAAGGAATCGTGAATCCCCTCGCCAATGCCATTCAGCCACCACCAGAACCACAACCTCGAGGAATTAAGTACCATTACGAATCTCTCATGAGGAACCGTGTTCCGACCTTCGATGGAAACCCAGACCCGGAAGTCAGTCATAACTGGCTCAAAAACGTCGAATCACAATTACACTTACTGGAGGTACCTGAAGAATTGAGGGTAGAAGTTGTAACGCCGTTTTTAGAAGATCGAGCTAGGAAATGGTGGGAAACCGTGCCGCCATCTTTGGCAGAAGTAGAGGAAATCACATGGCAGATATTTAAGAGAGAATTTCTGAGGCAATACTATCCCGCCGAGTTTCGcctacaaaagctgaatgaatttgaaaatttcagaCAGACACCGGACATGACGGTAATGGAATACACGTCAAGATTTAATGATCTGGGAACATATGTCCCAACGATTATGTCAGATGAAACATTGAAAATGCATCGTTTCAAAAAGGGACTCAACAGTCGAATTCAGTCAGCACTGGCAGTATTCAAACCTATCAATTTTGCTGATTTAATGGGCGCTACTATGAGCGCAGAAACTGATATCAAGAGGCGCGAGGAAGAAAACAGGAACAAAAGGCCGTCGAATAGTCAATCCATGCAGAATGGTCCCAAGTTTAAGAAACTAAATTATTCAGGTGGATCTTTCAAAGGGAGTTTTAACAATACGAGAAGCACCGAAGGAAAGTGGTGCGAGACATGTCGACAGAAGCATGTGGGAGAATGTTATCGAAAGACCGGCGCTTGTTTTAAATGCGGAAAAGTGGGCCATAGAATTAGAGATTGTCCAGACATCAAGGACAAAGGGACAGGGCCCGGAAAACAACAAGAAAACAAGACTAATGCTCGGGTTTATGAAATAACCCAGGAGGAAgccgataacaacaacaaa CTTAAACTTGAGCATGATATTCTTAGTGAACCATTAAGAGTAGCAACACCTGCCAGCAAAACAATTGAAACCCAGAAAGTATATCGAAACTGTGAAATTTGTATCAATGAACAAACTTTTGAAGTAGAGTTGATACAACTCAATATGGTTGAGTTTGACATTATActtggaatggactggttagcTAAAAACCATGCTATTGTAGACTGTCAAAAGAAAGAAATGAAACTTCAGACTCCTACTAAAGAGGAAGTCTTATTTCACGGGaaatccaaagaaagaaaatccCTACTGTCAGCCTCACAAGCCTGGAAGGCTATAAAAGGGGGAGAAGAAATTTACCTAGCTGTACTTAATGAAGTCAAAGGAGAAGAAGTTCCAAAGTTGGAAGAAATTccaattgttcaagaatttcaaGATGTATTTCCCGAGGAACTACCGGGTGAGATACCCGATAGAGAagtagaatttgaaatcaatttagTCCCTGGTGCTGCACCAATATAa